In Gopherus evgoodei ecotype Sinaloan lineage chromosome 21, rGopEvg1_v1.p, whole genome shotgun sequence, a single window of DNA contains:
- the LOC115637899 gene encoding olfactory receptor 13G1-like codes for MEHSNHTRVTEFIMKGLFDHLHHQGLFFGLFLCIYIAVVMGNSLIIVSIVIHPPLHTPMYFFIANLALADILCTSSVVPKVLENLMQEKKIISFGGCITQLFVFTSSLTTDVLLLTVMSYDRYVAICHTLHYVKLMNKEICICLAVGVWAVGTINSLVNMLLLLDLHFCGPNLIQHFFCEFPAILVLSCSSTYVNKIMIFMAMGNFLLTIVSYSFIVITILKIQSSKGKQRAFSTCSSHLLVVTLYYSTIIYTYNQTTSSYSSDKNKMVAIMYSLVTPTLNPVIYSLHNKEVKVAMKRIFSFTTKISDAIPHQKFVSICIHLAVNVWAVGTINSFANIFLVLHLDFCRPNLIQYFFCDFPTILALSCSSTYVNEIMMFMADIFLAMGNFLLTTMSYCFIIISILKIQSSKGKQRAFSTCSSHLLVVTLYYSTIIYTYIQTNSSNSLDKNKKVAIMYTLVTPTLNPVIYSLHNKEVKVAIKRILPFTTKSNFSKCEPDYHLPCFF; via the exons ATGGAACATAGTAACCACACCAGAGTGACTGAGTTCATCATGAAGGGGCTCTTTGACCATCTTCACCACCAGGGGCTGTTCTTTGGCCTGTTCCTGTGCATTTATATAGCTGTCGTCATGGGCAATTCCCTGATCATTGTGTCTATTGTCATCCACCCACCTCTCCACACTC ccaTGTACTTCTTCATTGCCAATTTAGCCCTGGCTGATATTTTGTGCACTTCCTCGGTTGTACCTAAAGTGCTGGAAAACCTGATGCAGGAGAAGAAAATCATCTCCTTTGGAGGCTGCATCACCCAGCTCTTTGTCTTTACATCATCACTGACGACAGATGTTCTGCTGCTCACTGTCATGTCATATGACCGGTATGTAGCCATTTGCCACACTTTGCATTATGTAAAACTCATGAACAAGgaaatttgtatttgtttagcAGTTGGTGTCTGGGCTGTTGGTACCATCAATTCACTTGTCAACATGTTGCTTCTGCTTGACCTGCATTTTTGTGGGCCCAACCTAATCCAGCATTTCTTCTGTGAGTTCCCAGCAATACTGGTGCTGTCCTGCAGCTCCACCTATGTCAACAAAATTATGATATTCATGGCCATGGGGAACTTCCTTCTGACTATCGTGTCCTATAGCTTCATTGTCATCACCATCCTGAAAATTCAGAGCTCCAAAGGGAAGCAgagagccttctccacctgctcctcccacctgctTGTGGTCACCTTGTACTACTCCACCATAATCTACACCTACAACCAGACGACCTCCAGTTACTCATCAGATAAAAACAAGATGGTGGCCATAATGTACTCCCTAGTCACTCCCACCCTGAACCCTGTGATCTACAGTCTGCACAACAAGGAGGTCAAAGTGGCCATGAAGAGAATCTTTTCATTCAccacaaaaa TTTCTGATGCAATACCTCACCAAAAATTTGTATCTATTTGTATCCATTTAGCAGTTAATGTCTGGGCTGTGGGCACcatcaattcatttgcaaacataTTCCTTGTGCTACACCTGGATTTTTGCAGGCCCAACCTAATCCAGTATTTCTTCTGTGACTTTCCAACAATACTGGCGCTGTCATGCAGCTCAACCTACGTCAATGAAATCATGATGTTCATGGCTGACATCTTCCTGGCCATGGGGAACTTCCTTCTGACTACCATGTCCTATTGCTTCATTATCATCAGCATCCTGAAAATCCAGAGCTCCAAAGGGAAGCAgagagccttctccacctgctcctcccacctgctTGTGGTCACCTTGTACTACTCCACCATAATCTACACCTACATCCAGACGAACTCCAGTAACTCATTGGATAAAAACAAGAAGGTGGCCATAATGTACACCCTAGTCACTCCCACCCTGAACCCTGTCATCTACAGTCTGCACAACAAGGAGGTCAAAGTGGCCATTAAGAGAATCCTTCCATTCAccacaaaaagtaatttttccaaGTGTGAACCTGATTATCACCTGCCCTGTTTCTTTTAA